Proteins from a genomic interval of Streptomyces sp. SID8374:
- a CDS encoding DUF6230 family protein, whose protein sequence is MSSQVRGGTRWKRFALVMVPSVVATAAVGVGLAQGALAASFAVSGQSFKVSTDKLVGENFVQYGSVAAGKDLEGNDAAHPVAVSGFSDATITNMCQSVVTPKVPFGIGNVSLQLKAGTNPANPVRATNLYLDVAQLDADAYFENIDIGVAAGSVGAPGIQPGTEKGVNPNGFAQRAKKATLTDVKQTAWATTAGTFKLSNLSLKLHKGVKECF, encoded by the coding sequence ATGAGTTCCCAAGTTCGCGGTGGGACGAGATGGAAGCGGTTCGCTCTGGTCATGGTGCCGAGCGTCGTCGCGACCGCGGCGGTGGGTGTCGGTCTCGCACAGGGTGCGCTGGCCGCGTCCTTCGCCGTGTCCGGCCAGAGCTTCAAGGTCAGCACCGACAAGCTGGTGGGCGAGAACTTCGTCCAGTACGGCAGCGTCGCCGCCGGCAAGGACCTTGAGGGCAACGACGCCGCGCACCCGGTCGCGGTGTCGGGCTTCAGCGATGCCACGATCACCAACATGTGCCAGTCGGTGGTCACGCCCAAGGTGCCTTTCGGTATCGGCAACGTCAGCTTGCAGCTGAAGGCCGGTACCAACCCGGCCAACCCGGTCCGGGCCACCAACCTGTACCTGGACGTCGCGCAGCTGGACGCCGACGCCTACTTCGAGAACATCGACATCGGTGTCGCGGCCGGTTCCGTCGGTGCGCCCGGCATCCAGCCCGGAACCGAGAAGGGTGTCAACCCCAACGGCTTCGCGCAGCGGGCCAAGAAGGCCACCCTGACCGACGTGAAGCAGACGGCGTGGGCGACCACCGCCGGCACCTTCAAGCTCAGCAACCTGAGCCTGAAGCTGCACAAGGGCGTCAAGGAGTGCTTCTAA
- a CDS encoding DUF6114 domain-containing protein, with the protein MSPESTGQNEHNLTVYRRGFRTWRGNRPFWAGLFTILGGAPIAYFPYADLHLGNMTLAMSTTAGAGSLIIGVLLITLGLTMWFHSIVRVFAGVAAILLALISIPVANIGGFVVGFLLALIGGALSISWAPGEPQTDDAVAPVDEQDPRGETLSLDKQQQESGYPEGALHGAAVPQQPAGDHDAASGYDGGTHRAG; encoded by the coding sequence ATGAGCCCCGAGTCCACAGGGCAGAACGAGCACAACCTCACCGTCTACCGGCGGGGATTCCGTACCTGGCGGGGTAACCGGCCGTTCTGGGCGGGTCTGTTCACCATCCTGGGCGGTGCGCCCATCGCCTACTTCCCGTACGCCGATCTCCACCTCGGCAATATGACGCTGGCGATGTCCACCACCGCCGGCGCCGGATCCCTCATCATCGGGGTCCTGCTGATCACGCTGGGCCTGACGATGTGGTTCCACTCCATCGTCCGGGTCTTCGCCGGGGTCGCGGCCATCCTTCTCGCGCTGATCTCCATACCGGTCGCCAACATCGGCGGCTTCGTGGTCGGATTCCTGCTCGCGCTCATCGGCGGAGCCCTGTCCATTTCCTGGGCGCCGGGCGAGCCGCAGACGGACGACGCGGTGGCCCCGGTCGACGAACAGGACCCGCGCGGCGAGACCTTGTCCCTGGACAAGCAGCAGCAGGAGAGCGGATACCCCGAGGGCGCCCTGCACGGCGCGGCCGTACCGCAGCAGCCGGCGGGCGACCATGACGCGGCCTCCGGCTACGACGGGGGGACACACCGTGCGGGGTGA
- a CDS encoding right-handed parallel beta-helix repeat-containing protein translates to MSTSRGRHRRTRTLSAAVAVAVAAGGVGVWAAAAPDDASAAETVVVSTTDQLEKAFAAAAPGTTIQLRGGTYTPAESLKSQANGTAQRRITVTAHGTEKAVVDGSELPEGEWLVAIGGDHWTLSNLTFRNSRAHGVVVTSSIGGIFRNLTTHGNGDSGFTLRGEGTSDNLIENLDSYGNYDAKNHGQNADGLAIKFGSGTGNRVVGARLYNNADDGIDLWQWASPVRIERSWAYGNGVNRWNDSAFEGNGNGFKLGGGGAGAAHVVTDNAAWNNSKHGFTENSNPGALRLHRNTAYANEASGYYFAASPARLSRNLAVDNANGAAKLSRRVVSAANTWDTGQARPAGLRTDPTTAYGPRRADGSLPATSFLVTGTPDIGAGMK, encoded by the coding sequence GTGAGCACCAGCAGAGGACGCCACCGCAGGACCCGTACGCTTTCGGCCGCCGTGGCCGTCGCCGTGGCCGCCGGGGGCGTGGGCGTCTGGGCGGCCGCGGCCCCCGACGACGCGAGCGCCGCCGAGACCGTCGTCGTCTCGACCACGGACCAGCTGGAGAAGGCCTTCGCGGCCGCGGCCCCCGGCACCACCATCCAGCTGCGCGGCGGTACGTACACCCCGGCCGAGAGCCTCAAGAGCCAGGCGAACGGGACCGCGCAGCGCCGGATCACCGTCACCGCCCACGGGACGGAGAAGGCGGTCGTCGACGGGTCCGAGCTGCCCGAGGGGGAGTGGTTGGTCGCGATAGGCGGCGACCACTGGACCCTGTCGAACCTGACCTTCCGCAACTCCCGCGCGCACGGCGTCGTCGTGACCTCGTCGATCGGCGGGATCTTCCGCAACCTCACCACCCACGGCAACGGCGACTCCGGCTTCACTCTGCGCGGGGAGGGGACGAGCGACAACCTGATCGAGAACCTGGACTCGTACGGCAACTACGACGCCAAGAACCACGGCCAGAACGCCGACGGCCTCGCCATCAAGTTCGGCTCCGGCACCGGAAACAGGGTCGTCGGCGCGCGCCTCTACAACAACGCCGACGACGGCATCGACCTGTGGCAGTGGGCCAGCCCCGTGCGGATCGAACGCAGTTGGGCGTACGGGAACGGGGTCAACCGCTGGAACGACTCCGCCTTCGAGGGCAACGGCAACGGCTTCAAGCTCGGCGGCGGCGGGGCCGGCGCCGCGCACGTGGTCACGGACAACGCCGCCTGGAACAACAGCAAGCACGGCTTCACGGAGAACAGCAACCCGGGCGCCCTGCGCCTGCACCGCAACACCGCCTACGCCAACGAGGCCTCCGGCTACTACTTCGCCGCCTCTCCCGCCCGCCTCTCCCGTAACCTCGCGGTGGACAACGCGAACGGTGCGGCCAAGCTCTCCCGGCGCGTCGTCTCCGCCGCCAACACCTGGGACACCGGGCAGGCGCGGCCCGCGGGCCTGCGTACCGATCCCACCACCGCGTACGGGCCCCGCCGGGCCGACGGCTCCCTCCCGGCGACCAGCTTCCTGGTCACCGGCACCCCGGACATCGGCGCGGGGATGAAGTAG
- a CDS encoding SigE family RNA polymerase sigma factor → MADDASAEFHDFFDRHHAELARLAHLLTGGAADADDLAADALVALWDRWDRVRAAEHPVAYARGVVANMARSRIRAAVRERHRVALFWSRRGDPAEGPDVAAVLDVRQALGRLPFRKRACVVLRHAFDLSEKDTALALGISVGTVKSQTSKGMAELERLLDGRTSLELAGRGER, encoded by the coding sequence ATGGCCGACGACGCGTCCGCGGAGTTCCATGACTTCTTCGACCGCCACCACGCCGAACTGGCCCGCCTCGCCCACCTGCTGACGGGCGGGGCCGCCGACGCCGACGACCTGGCGGCGGACGCCCTGGTGGCGCTCTGGGACCGCTGGGACCGGGTCCGTGCGGCCGAGCACCCCGTCGCGTACGCCCGTGGGGTCGTCGCCAACATGGCCCGCAGCCGCATCCGCGCGGCCGTACGCGAACGCCACCGCGTCGCGCTCTTCTGGTCCCGGCGCGGCGACCCGGCGGAGGGCCCGGACGTGGCGGCGGTCCTCGATGTGCGGCAGGCGCTGGGGCGGCTGCCGTTCCGGAAGCGGGCGTGCGTCGTGCTGCGGCACGCGTTCGACCTGTCGGAGAAGGACACCGCCCTGGCCCTCGGGATATCCGTCGGCACGGTCAAGAGCCAGACCTCCAAGGGGATGGCGGAGCTCGAACGGCTGCTGGACGGCCGGACCTCGCTCGAACTCGCGGGAAGGGGAGAACGATGA
- the pyk gene encoding pyruvate kinase, protein MRRSKIVCTLGPAVDSHEQLVALIEAGMSVARFNFSHGSHEEHQGRYDRVRKAAAETGRAVGVLADLQGPKIRLAKFAEGPVELVRGDEFTITSEDVPGDKSICGTTYKGLPGDVTKGDPILINDGNVELKVIEVVGPRVKTIVIEGGVISDHKGINLPGAAVNVPALSEKDVEDLRFALRMGCDLVALSFVRDADDVKDVHKVMDEEGRRVPVIAKVEKPQAVEHMEGVVMAFDGVMVARGDLAVEYPLEKVPMVQKRLIELCRRNAKPVIVATQMMESMITNSRPTRAEASDVANAILDGADAVMLSAESSVGAYPIETVKTMSKIVVAAEEELLSKGLQPLVPGKKPRTQGGSVARAACEIADFLDGKALVAFTQSGDTARRLSRYRAAQPILAFTTDEGTRNQLALSWGVESHVVPHADNTDAMVDLVDAELLKLNRYNHGDTMVITAGSPPGIPGTTNMVRVHHLGGEQG, encoded by the coding sequence ATGCGCCGTTCCAAAATCGTCTGCACCCTCGGTCCCGCCGTCGACTCCCATGAGCAGCTCGTCGCTCTGATCGAGGCCGGCATGAGCGTGGCCCGTTTCAACTTCAGTCACGGCTCCCACGAGGAACACCAGGGCCGGTACGACCGTGTCCGCAAGGCGGCCGCCGAGACCGGCCGCGCGGTGGGCGTGCTCGCCGACCTCCAGGGCCCGAAGATCCGGCTGGCCAAGTTCGCCGAAGGCCCGGTGGAGCTGGTCCGCGGGGACGAGTTCACCATCACCTCCGAGGACGTCCCCGGCGACAAGTCGATCTGCGGCACGACCTACAAGGGTCTGCCCGGCGATGTCACCAAGGGCGACCCGATCCTGATCAACGACGGCAACGTCGAGTTGAAGGTCATCGAGGTCGTCGGCCCCCGGGTCAAGACCATCGTCATCGAGGGCGGTGTCATCTCCGACCACAAGGGCATCAACCTGCCCGGCGCGGCGGTGAACGTTCCCGCTCTCTCCGAGAAGGACGTCGAGGACCTGCGCTTCGCCCTGCGGATGGGCTGCGACCTGGTCGCCCTCTCCTTCGTCCGGGACGCCGACGACGTCAAGGACGTCCACAAGGTGATGGACGAGGAGGGCCGCCGGGTCCCCGTCATCGCCAAGGTGGAGAAGCCGCAGGCGGTGGAGCACATGGAGGGCGTCGTCATGGCGTTCGACGGTGTGATGGTGGCCCGTGGCGACCTGGCGGTGGAGTACCCGCTGGAGAAGGTCCCGATGGTGCAGAAGCGCCTCATCGAACTGTGCCGCCGCAACGCCAAGCCGGTGATCGTGGCGACCCAGATGATGGAGTCGATGATCACCAACTCGCGGCCGACCCGCGCCGAGGCGTCCGACGTCGCCAACGCGATCCTGGACGGCGCGGACGCGGTCATGCTGTCGGCCGAGTCGTCGGTGGGCGCGTACCCGATCGAGACGGTCAAGACGATGTCGAAGATCGTCGTCGCCGCCGAGGAGGAGCTGCTCTCCAAGGGCCTCCAGCCGCTGGTCCCCGGCAAGAAGCCCCGTACGCAGGGCGGCTCGGTGGCCCGTGCGGCCTGCGAGATCGCGGACTTCCTGGACGGCAAGGCCCTGGTCGCCTTCACCCAGTCCGGCGACACCGCCCGCCGCCTCTCCCGCTACCGCGCGGCCCAGCCGATCCTGGCCTTCACCACGGACGAGGGCACCCGCAACCAGCTGGCCCTGAGCTGGGGCGTCGAGTCGCACGTGGTCCCGCACGCGGACAACACCGACGCGATGGTCGACCTGGTCGACGCGGAGCTGCTGAAGCTCAACCGCTACAACCACGGCGACACGATGGTCATCACGGCCGGTTCGCCCCCCGGCATCCCCGGCACCACCAACATGGTCCGGGTCCACCACCTGGGCGGCGAGCAGGGCTAG
- a CDS encoding acetate kinase, giving the protein MEPHRVLVLNSGSSSVKYQLLDMRDRSRLASGLVERIGEETSRLVHTPLAGGGAEPRERTGRIADHEAALKAAAEELTADGLGLDSPELAAIGHRVVHGGLKFSAPTVITDEVLKEIERLVPVAPLHNPANITGIRTAQALRPDLAQVAVFDTAFHTTIPEAAARYAIDVETADAHRIRRYGFHGTSHAYVSRKTAELLGKAPEDVNVIVLHLGNGASASAVAGGRCVETSMGLTPLEGLVMGTRSGDIDPAVTFHLKRVAGMSTDEIDVLLNKKSGLVGLCGDNDMREIRRRIEEGDEQAALAFDIYIHRLKKYIGAYAAVLGRVDAVAFTAGVGENSAPVREAAIAGLEEFGLAVDAGLNAVRSGEPRLISPEYARVAVAVVPTDEELEIADQTFALVAPDAVQVDN; this is encoded by the coding sequence GTGGAACCGCACCGCGTCCTCGTCCTCAACTCCGGCTCCTCCTCGGTGAAGTACCAGCTCCTCGACATGCGCGACCGCTCGCGGCTCGCCTCCGGTCTGGTGGAGCGGATCGGTGAGGAGACCTCGCGCCTGGTGCACACCCCGCTGGCCGGCGGCGGCGCCGAGCCCCGGGAGCGTACGGGCCGGATAGCCGACCACGAAGCGGCGCTCAAGGCGGCGGCCGAGGAGCTGACGGCGGACGGGCTGGGCCTCGACTCCCCCGAACTCGCCGCGATCGGCCACCGGGTGGTGCACGGCGGGCTGAAGTTCTCCGCGCCGACCGTGATCACCGACGAGGTGCTCAAGGAGATCGAACGCCTCGTCCCGGTCGCCCCGCTGCACAACCCGGCCAACATCACGGGCATCCGGACGGCGCAGGCGCTGCGCCCGGACCTGGCGCAGGTCGCGGTCTTCGACACGGCGTTCCACACGACGATCCCCGAGGCGGCCGCCCGGTACGCGATCGATGTGGAGACCGCCGACGCGCACCGCATCCGCCGCTACGGCTTCCACGGCACCTCGCACGCGTACGTGTCGCGGAAGACGGCCGAGCTGCTGGGCAAGGCGCCCGAGGACGTCAACGTCATCGTGCTGCACCTGGGCAACGGGGCCTCCGCATCGGCGGTCGCGGGCGGGCGGTGCGTGGAGACGTCCATGGGGCTGACCCCCTTGGAGGGGCTCGTGATGGGTACGCGCTCCGGGGACATCGATCCGGCGGTCACCTTCCACCTGAAGCGGGTGGCGGGCATGTCGACGGACGAGATCGATGTCCTGCTCAACAAGAAGAGCGGGCTGGTCGGCCTCTGCGGCGACAACGACATGCGGGAGATCCGACGCCGGATCGAGGAGGGCGACGAGCAGGCCGCGCTCGCCTTCGACATCTACATCCACCGGCTGAAGAAGTACATCGGCGCGTACGCGGCGGTGCTCGGCCGGGTGGACGCGGTGGCGTTCACGGCGGGGGTCGGGGAGAACTCGGCCCCGGTGCGGGAGGCTGCCATCGCGGGTCTGGAGGAGTTCGGTCTCGCGGTGGACGCCGGCCTCAACGCCGTACGGTCCGGTGAGCCGCGGCTGATCTCTCCGGAGTACGCACGGGTGGCGGTCGCCGTGGTGCCGACGGACGAGGAGCTGGAGATCGCCGACCAGACGTTCGCGCTCGTCGCCCCGGACGCCGTACAGGTCGACAACTGA
- the pta gene encoding phosphate acetyltransferase, giving the protein MARSVYVTGIDRGDGRQVVELGVMELLTRQVDRVGVFRPLVHDGPDRLYELLRARYRLSQSPASVYGLDYHEASTVQAEKGTDELVSLLVDRFHQVAREYEVVLVLGSDFADTQLPDELALNARLANEFGASVIAVVGGKGQTAESVRAETRNAYRAYAGLGCDVLAMVVNRVAPEDRAVIAERLAARLPVPVSVLPDDPALSAPTVAQITAALDGTVLLGDDAGLARDALDFVFGGAMLPNLLNALTPGCMVVTPGDRSDLVVGSLAAHSAGTPPIAGILLTLNERPGEEILTLAARLAPGTPVVSVAGGSFPTAAELFTLEGKLNAATPRKAETALGLFERHVDTGALLERISVARSGRVTPMMFEHELLEQARSDRKRVVLPEGTEERVLRAADVLLRRDVCDLTLLGDVDTIRKKAADLGIDLAETQIVDPQTSELRQAFAERYAQLRAHRGVTVELAYDVVADVNYFGTLMVQEGLADGMVSGSVHSTAATIRPAFEIIKTKPDASIVSSVFFMCLADKVLVYGDCAVNPDPNAEQLADIAVQSAVTAARFGVEPRIAMLSYSTGTSGSGADVDKVREATERVRAERPELRVEGPIQYDAAVEPSVAATKLPGSEVAGQATVLIFPDLNTGNNTYKAVQRSAGAVAVGPVLQGLRKPVNDLSRGALVQDIVNTVAITAIQAQGEERPA; this is encoded by the coding sequence GTGGCGCGCAGCGTGTACGTGACCGGGATCGACCGGGGGGACGGCCGGCAGGTCGTCGAGCTGGGAGTCATGGAGCTACTGACGCGTCAGGTGGACCGGGTCGGGGTCTTCCGTCCGCTGGTCCACGACGGGCCCGACCGGCTCTACGAGCTGCTGCGGGCGCGTTACCGGCTCTCCCAGAGCCCCGCCTCCGTCTACGGCCTGGACTACCACGAGGCCTCCACCGTGCAGGCGGAGAAGGGGACCGACGAGCTGGTCTCGCTCCTGGTGGACCGCTTCCACCAGGTGGCCCGGGAGTACGAGGTGGTCCTCGTCCTCGGCAGCGACTTCGCCGACACCCAGCTCCCCGACGAGCTGGCACTGAACGCGCGCCTGGCCAACGAGTTCGGCGCCTCGGTGATCGCGGTCGTCGGCGGCAAGGGCCAGACCGCGGAGTCCGTCCGCGCCGAGACCCGTAACGCGTATCGCGCCTACGCCGGGCTCGGCTGCGACGTACTGGCGATGGTGGTGAACCGGGTCGCCCCCGAGGACCGGGCGGTGATAGCGGAGCGGCTGGCGGCCCGGCTGCCGGTGCCCGTCTCCGTGCTGCCGGACGACCCGGCGCTCTCCGCCCCGACGGTCGCCCAGATCACCGCCGCCCTGGACGGCACGGTGCTGCTCGGCGACGACGCGGGGCTCGCGCGGGACGCGCTGGACTTCGTCTTCGGCGGGGCGATGCTGCCGAACCTGCTGAACGCCCTGACGCCCGGCTGCATGGTGGTGACGCCCGGGGACCGGTCCGACCTGGTGGTGGGTTCGCTGGCCGCGCACAGCGCCGGGACCCCGCCCATCGCGGGCATCCTGCTGACCCTGAACGAGCGCCCCGGCGAGGAGATACTCACGCTGGCCGCCCGGCTCGCACCGGGGACCCCGGTCGTCTCGGTGGCCGGCGGCTCCTTCCCCACGGCGGCCGAACTCTTCACCCTGGAAGGGAAGTTGAACGCGGCGACGCCCCGTAAGGCGGAGACCGCGCTCGGCCTCTTCGAGCGCCATGTCGACACCGGCGCCCTCCTGGAGCGGATCTCGGTGGCCCGCAGCGGCCGGGTCACGCCGATGATGTTCGAGCACGAACTGCTGGAGCAGGCCCGCTCCGACCGCAAGCGCGTGGTGCTGCCCGAGGGCACCGAGGAGCGGGTGCTGCGCGCGGCGGACGTCCTGCTGCGCCGCGACGTCTGCGACCTCACCCTCCTCGGCGATGTGGACACGATCCGCAAGAAGGCCGCCGACCTGGGCATCGACCTCGCCGAGACCCAGATCGTCGACCCGCAGACCTCCGAGCTGCGCCAGGCCTTCGCCGAGCGGTACGCCCAGCTGCGCGCGCACCGCGGGGTGACGGTGGAGCTGGCGTACGACGTGGTGGCGGACGTCAACTACTTCGGCACGCTGATGGTGCAGGAGGGCCTGGCCGACGGGATGGTGTCGGGGTCGGTGCACTCCACGGCGGCGACGATCCGCCCCGCCTTCGAGATCATCAAGACCAAGCCGGACGCCTCGATCGTCTCCTCGGTCTTCTTCATGTGCCTGGCCGACAAGGTCCTCGTCTACGGCGACTGCGCGGTCAACCCGGACCCGAACGCCGAACAGCTCGCGGACATCGCGGTGCAGTCGGCGGTGACGGCGGCCCGCTTCGGCGTGGAGCCCCGGATCGCGATGCTGTCGTACTCCACCGGCACCTCCGGCTCCGGCGCGGACGTCGACAAGGTACGGGAGGCGACCGAGCGGGTGCGGGCCGAGCGGCCCGAGCTGCGGGTGGAGGGGCCGATCCAGTACGACGCGGCGGTGGAGCCGTCCGTCGCGGCGACGAAGCTGCCGGGGTCGGAGGTGGCCGGGCAGGCCACCGTGCTGATCTTCCCGGACCTCAACACCGGCAACAACACCTACAAGGCCGTGCAGCGTTCGGCGGGCGCGGTGGCGGTCGGCCCGGTGCTCCAGGGGCTGCGCAAGCCCGTCAACGACCTCTCCCGGGGCGCCCTCGTCCAGGACATCGTCAACACGGTGGCGATCACGGCGATCCAGGCGCAGGGCGAGGAGCGCCCCGCATGA
- a CDS encoding ATP-dependent 6-phosphofructokinase, whose amino-acid sequence MRIGILTAGGDCPGLNAVIRSVVHRAVVGHGDEVIGFEDGFKGLLDGHYRPLDLNAVSGILARGGTILGSARLERDRLREAAENCEELARRYDIDALIPIGGEGTLTAARMLSDAGMPVVGVPKTIDNDISATDRTFGFDTAVGVATEAIDRLKTTAESHQRVMVVEVMGRHAGWIALESGMAGGAHGICLPERPFQVDDLVKMVEERFARGKKFAVICVAEGAHPAEGSMPYAKGAIDQYGHERFQGIGNRLAVELETRLGKEARPVILGHVQRGGTPTAYDRVLATRFGWNAVEAVHRGDFGRMTALRGNDIAMVPLADAVTQLKTVPVERMYEAESVF is encoded by the coding sequence ATGCGCATCGGAATTCTCACCGCGGGCGGCGACTGCCCCGGCCTGAACGCAGTGATCCGGTCGGTCGTCCACCGGGCCGTCGTGGGCCACGGCGACGAGGTCATCGGCTTCGAGGACGGCTTCAAGGGGCTGCTGGACGGCCATTACCGCCCCCTCGACCTCAACGCGGTCAGCGGCATCCTCGCCCGCGGCGGCACCATCCTCGGCTCGGCCCGCCTGGAGCGCGACCGGCTGCGCGAGGCCGCCGAGAACTGCGAGGAGCTGGCCCGCCGTTACGACATCGACGCGCTCATCCCGATCGGCGGCGAGGGCACGCTGACGGCGGCCCGGATGCTCTCCGACGCGGGCATGCCGGTCGTCGGCGTCCCGAAGACCATCGACAACGACATCTCCGCCACCGACCGGACCTTCGGCTTCGACACGGCAGTCGGCGTCGCGACCGAGGCCATAGACCGTCTCAAGACGACCGCCGAGTCCCACCAGCGGGTGATGGTCGTCGAGGTCATGGGCCGCCACGCGGGCTGGATCGCGCTGGAGTCCGGGATGGCCGGCGGCGCCCACGGCATCTGCCTGCCCGAGCGCCCCTTCCAGGTCGACGACCTGGTCAAGATGGTCGAGGAGCGGTTCGCGCGCGGCAAGAAGTTCGCCGTCATCTGCGTGGCCGAGGGCGCGCACCCGGCCGAGGGCTCCATGCCGTACGCCAAGGGCGCCATCGACCAGTACGGCCACGAGCGCTTCCAGGGCATCGGCAACCGCCTGGCCGTCGAGTTGGAGACCCGGCTCGGCAAGGAGGCCCGGCCGGTCATTCTCGGCCATGTCCAGCGCGGCGGCACGCCCACCGCGTACGACCGCGTCCTGGCCACCCGCTTCGGCTGGAACGCCGTGGAGGCCGTGCACCGAGGCGACTTCGGCCGGATGACCGCCCTGCGCGGCAACGACATCGCCATGGTGCCGCTCGCGGACGCCGTCACGCAGCTGAAGACGGTCCCGGTGGAGCGGATGTACGAGGCGGAGTCGGTGTTCTAG
- a CDS encoding helix-turn-helix transcriptional regulator — MDSYGGAVHPTPPFNAPAARRLREALGMAPGHVAYGLAAQYGLRIPAETVVAWERGLATPGERELTALAGVLWCAPGELLAAASTLREHRMSRELSVDDLARQLGMTGASYLRMEETGRWKGNERQSAALCRALGLSPAQFLTATGRDEELAELLTSAVTTRWQAYVRPVAKIVPLERGQIQDVLEQLHADYQALMVSTLSWSSTSQERSATTGDAGRAFLARVVDQFWRMAGV, encoded by the coding sequence ATGGACTCCTACGGTGGGGCCGTGCACCCCACCCCGCCCTTCAACGCCCCCGCCGCGCGCCGACTCCGCGAGGCACTGGGGATGGCTCCCGGACATGTCGCCTACGGCCTCGCCGCGCAGTACGGGCTCCGGATACCCGCCGAGACCGTCGTCGCCTGGGAACGCGGTCTCGCGACCCCCGGCGAACGCGAACTGACCGCCCTCGCCGGAGTCCTCTGGTGCGCCCCCGGCGAACTGCTGGCCGCCGCCTCCACCCTGCGCGAGCACCGGATGAGCCGGGAGCTCTCGGTGGACGACCTGGCGCGGCAGCTCGGGATGACCGGGGCCTCGTACCTGCGGATGGAGGAAACAGGGCGCTGGAAGGGCAACGAGCGGCAGTCCGCCGCGCTGTGCCGGGCGCTCGGCCTGTCACCGGCCCAGTTCCTCACGGCGACCGGCCGCGACGAGGAACTGGCGGAGCTGCTGACCAGTGCGGTCACCACACGCTGGCAGGCGTACGTCCGCCCGGTGGCGAAGATCGTCCCGCTGGAGCGGGGGCAGATCCAGGACGTCCTGGAACAGCTGCACGCGGACTACCAGGCCCTGATGGTCTCCACCCTGAGCTGGAGCAGCACAAGCCAGGAACGGTCCGCGACGACGGGTGACGCGGGACGGGCGTTCCTGGCCCGGGTGGTGGACCAGTTCTGGCGGATGGCGGGGGTGTGA
- a CDS encoding response regulator has protein sequence MIRVLVVEDDPVAADAHQMYVERVAGFTVAAVAHTRAEAVRVLERTPVDLLLLDLYLPDGHGLGLLRSLRAAGHGADVIAVTSARDLAVVREGVSLGVVQYVLKPFTYPTLRDRLVRYAEFRGAAGEASGQEEVDRALGALRVTEPAALPKGLSGPTLEAVTRVLRESAEGVTAAAAGERLGISRITARRYLEHLVTVGSAARRPHYGQVGRPELHYRWLAGGR, from the coding sequence GTGATCCGGGTCCTGGTGGTGGAGGACGATCCGGTGGCCGCCGACGCGCACCAGATGTACGTGGAGCGGGTCGCCGGCTTCACCGTGGCCGCCGTGGCCCACACCCGGGCGGAGGCCGTACGGGTGCTGGAGCGCACCCCGGTCGACCTGCTCCTGCTGGACCTGTACCTGCCCGACGGCCACGGGCTCGGGCTGCTGCGGTCGCTGCGGGCCGCCGGGCACGGGGCGGACGTGATCGCGGTGACCTCGGCGCGGGACCTCGCGGTGGTGCGGGAGGGGGTGTCGCTGGGGGTCGTCCAGTACGTCCTGAAGCCGTTCACGTACCCGACGCTGCGGGACCGGCTGGTGCGGTACGCGGAGTTCCGGGGTGCCGCGGGTGAGGCGAGCGGCCAGGAGGAGGTGGACCGGGCGCTGGGCGCGCTGCGGGTCACCGAGCCGGCCGCACTGCCGAAGGGGCTCAGCGGGCCGACCCTGGAGGCGGTGACCCGGGTCCTGCGGGAGTCGGCGGAGGGGGTCACGGCGGCGGCCGCCGGGGAGCGGCTCGGGATCTCCCGGATCACCGCGCGCCGCTATCTGGAACACCTGGTCACCGTGGGGAGCGCCGCCCGGCGTCCACATTATGGGCAGGTCGGCCGACCGGAACTCCACTACCGCTGGCTGGCCGGAGGCCGCTGA